The Chryseolinea soli nucleotide sequence ACACCGCTGGGCAACGGCAAATATGCATTGATCTATCAATACGCCGGGCTGATGCCCACCATCTATCTGCAGATCGGAACATCGCCGGTAGGACCATTCGGTCCCCGCCAAATAGTATGGAACACCACCACCGACGTCAATGAACAAGGGCTCTTCACCTACAACGCGAAAGCACACCCCGCCATTTCAAAACCCGGCGAATTGCTGGTGAGCTTTAATGTGAACAGCTTTGATTTCTTCAAGCAGATCCAGACCCTTCCCGACCTGTATCGTCCCCGGTTTGTTCGCATCCTTTTCAACACACCTACGGCAGGCAAATAGTTTAACCCGCATTTCATGGAGACGCTACACGCAACCCAGACACTACCCGCAAACACTTCCGGATTCGTTTTCAAAGTTTCCGTCGTGGCTGCATTGGGTGGATTGCTTTTCGGATACGACACCGCCGTGATCGCCGGGGCCATCGGCTTCCTGGAAATAAAATTCGGCCTGACACCAGTCATGGTGGGATGGGCCGCCAGCAGCGCCATATGGGGTTGCGTTCTCGGCGCCATGATGGCAGGCTATCTGAGCGACCGCTTTGGACGGAAAAAAGTATTGATCATTACGGCAGTCCTGTTTTTTGTTTCGTCACTGGGCGCGGCGATTCCACAAAGCTTCACCCAGTTTGTACTGGCCCGGTTTGTAGGAGGGCTGGGTATCGGTGCGGCATCGATGCTTTCGCCCTTGTACATTTCGGAGATTGCCCCTGCAAAAATTCGCGGACAGTTGGTGAGCCTCTATCAACTCGCGATTGTGTTGGGGATAAACCTGATCTACTTTGTCAACTTCAAGATCGCGGCACAAGGTGACTCGGCGTGGAATGTAGAATGGGGTTGGCGCTATATGCTGGGTTCGGGTACCCTGCCGGCCTTTTTGTTCTTCGTCCTGTTGTTCCTGGTTCCCGAAAGTCCGCGCTGGCTCATCAAACGGAGACGCTATGACGAAGCCTTGCAAACCCTCGAGAAGGTGAACGGGAAAGAGAAGGCGCGCGAAATCGCTGATGAGATCCAGTCTGCACTTTCACAAGAGAACGGGACCGTCGCTGAATTGTTCAGCCCCGGTTTGCGCATGGCCCTCGTCGCCGGGATTGTTCTCGCTTTGTTTTCGCAGATCACCGGCATCAACGCAATCATCTATTATGCGCCCGAGATATTCAAGAGCATCGGTTTCGGACCGGAGTCGGCGTTTCTTCAGACGGTTTTGATCGGTGTGATCAATACCGTGTTCACCTTCGTGGCGATCTGGCTCATCGACCGTGCGGGAAGGAAAACGCTTCTGATGTGGGGAGTAGGGGGTATGATCGTTTGTCTGTTGGGCATCGCGTTGTGTTTTCAATACAACATCACCCAAGGGCCGTGGCTCCTGCTTTTTATATTGGCATACATCGCGTGCTTTGCGTCATCGCTGGGCCCGATTCCATGGGTGCTCATCTCGGAGATCTATCCCACAAAAACCCGGGGCCTGGCCATGTCGTTTTGCACGCTGGTACTTTGGATTGGGGTGGTCTTTATCACCCAGTTCACGCCGGTGTTGTTGAAGGGGGAGATGGGGGGCGCCGGCACGTTTGGGATCTTCCTGATCAATGCCGTGATCCTGCTCATTTTTGTCTGGCGCAAAATTCCGGAAACAAAACAGCGCACCCTCGAAGAGATCGAGCAAAGCTGGAAGCAATAATTTTTTGGATCGGTAACAGCGACAATTGTCCTTGGCTATGACTACAAAAAATGTAAAATCAATGGAGGTTGGAATCGGGATCGACATGGGCGGCACGCGCATAAAGATCGGCCTGGTACACGAGGGTGTGTTGGTGGTGGCAAGAAAAATTCCGGCCGCGGCACACGTCACCCTGGAGCAGCGCCTGGCCGAGATCGCCGTGGAGACGGACCGGATGCTGGCTGAAAACAACTGTACACCTACGGGTGTGGGCATTGCGTTTCCCGGCATCGTCGATTCAGACAACAATAAAATATTGTCAAAGTATGTCAAGTACCCCGACGCCAGAAGAGTCGATCTCTCGGGATGGGCGATGAAACAGTGGGGCATTCCGTTGGCGCTGGAGAACGACGCGCGGGCAGCCCTGGTGGGGGAGTGGCAATATGGCGCCGGGAAAAATTGTGACAATCTGGTGTTGATCACGCTGGGCACGGGCGTGGGATCGGCCGCGCTGATCCACGGAAAATTGTTAAAAGGCAAACACTATCATGCCGGCAATTTGGGCGGTCACATCGCGATCAATTTGCACGGCGAGGAATGCAATTGCGGAAGCGTGGGTTGCGTGGAGTCGGAAGCGTCCACATGGGCCCTCGAAAAACAGGTGACCCGGTCGCCACTCTATAAGACCAGCGCCCTTGCTTTGGAAAAAGAGATCAATTTCAATACCGTCTTTAAAAGCGCGGCGGATGGCGACACACTGGCCATCCAAATCCAGGAGAATTGTTTGAAGGCCTGGGCGACGGGCATACTCAACCTCATCCTTTCCTATGATCCCGAGCGCGTAGTGATCGGGGGCGGCATCATGACGGGAAAGAATCTGCTCATCCCGTATGTGCGCCGCATGATTGAAAGAGACTCGTGGATAAACGACAATCCCATCGAGCTGGTCGTGGCCGAACAAGTGGAGTACGCAGGAATTTTAGGCATGTATTATTTATTATCCCTTTTGCAGAAGGATTACAAACCGGTATTATGAAGTCAAATTTTGATAAATGCCCATCCATTGAAGTCAGTTCGGAAAGCCGTGATTGCATCACCGGTTGGGAAAGCATCTGTAAACGTCTCCAGGAATTTATCGCCACCCGTGGAAAGACCCGCGTCGTGGTGGCCATTGATTGTTATCATGGCGTGTTGCATCAGGAAACGGAAGCCGCGCTGAGAAAAGGTTTACAGCCTCATCCATTCTTCAACAGCGCATCCGCATTCCTCTCGGAAATGGAAGTCTCCCGCATGGTCTATCCTGACGTCACCGACGACCGGATCTTCGGTTTCATGACCCGCCTGACGCTGGAGAAATTCTTTGACGAGAAGAAACTACAAGCCCTGCGAAAAGATATCGACGCAATCACCAGTGGGGTGATCATCGTCTATGGCGAAGGCGCTGCCTATGTGGCTCAAAATGCTGATGTGCTCGTGTACCTCGACATGGCACGCTGGGAGATCCAGTTGCGTATGCGGCGCAACGAGGTAGGTAACCTGGGCGTGAGCAATACCGACGCCGAGTTTTCTTTAAAGTATAAGCAAGCCTATTTCGTGGATTGGCGCGTGCTCGACAAACACAAGGTAGCGCTGATGGATCGTTGGGACTTTGTGATCGATAGCAACAAACCGGACCATCCCAAGATGATCACCGGTGCAGCCGTGTTGAAGGGGCTTGAGAAAGCGACCCATACACCGTTTCGGGTGGTCCCGTTTTTTGACCCCGGGCCCTGGGGTGGTCAGTGGTTGAAGGAAGTGGCTGACCTTGACCGGTCGGCCGTGAACTTTGCCTGGGGATTCGATTGCGTTCCCGAAGAGAACAGCTTGCTCTTAAAATTTGGGAATGAGACCGTGGAGGTCCCTTCCATCAACCTGGTCTTTCGTCAACCGGAAGCGTTGCTGGGAAAACGCGTCTATGAAAAGTTTGGTGCGGAATTTCCGATCCGCTTCGACTTCCTCGACACGATGGACGGCGGCAATCTCAGCCTGCAAGTGCACCCCACCACGCAATACATCCGGGAACATTTTGGAATGGACTACACCCAGGACGAGAGCTACTACATGCTCGACACCCGCGAAGGCGCGTTCGTTTACCTCGGGCTGAACGAGAATGCCGATCCGAAGCAAATGATCAGCGAGCTCAAGGAGGCACAAAATGAAGGCAGCACCTTTGACGCAGAAAAATATGTCCAGAGGTGGCCCATCAAAAAGCATGACCACGTGCTGATTCCCGCGGGCACGGTGCATTGTTCGGGTAAGGATAGCGTTGTGCTGGAGATCAGCGCCACGCCCTATATTTTCACGTTCAAACTTTGGGATTGGGGCAGACTTGGGCTGGACGGCAAGCCGCGACCCATCAACATCGAGCATGGCGAAAAAGTGATCCAATGGGATCGCCGGGAAACCTGGACGCGCAAAAACCTGTTGAACCGCGTGGAGAAAGTTGCCGCCGGCGACGGATGGGTTGAAGAACGCACCGGCCTGCATGAGTTTCAGTTTATTGAAACGCGCCGGCATTGGTTTACAAAAAAAGTGCTTCACCATACCCACGGTGGTGTCAACGTCATCAACCTCGTGGAGGGCAGAGAAGTTATCATAGAAAGTCCAAAGGGTCTTTTCAGACCCTATGTGATCCACTATGCCGAGACGTTCATTGTGCCGGCAGCCGTAGGCGAATACACCATCACCCCTCATGGTGAATCCGCAGGGAAGGAATGTGCCACGCTAAAAGCATTCGTGCGCACGGAAGAGATTATCAACGGCTATCATAGTTTGGTGTGATTTCGATCCGAGCCTGCGGCATCCCTCGCCGCGGGCCGATCGAATAGCATGACCCGTCCATACAAAAAAATAAATGAAACCCGGAAGGTTAATGAGACTTCATACGTATCGCTTGGCGATCCTGCTTTTAGTGTTGTTTTTGGCGGCACCTCTGTGTAGGGCAGAGGTGCGCCTGCCAAAAATCTTCGGTAGCAACATGGTGTTGCAGCGCGACCTTCCCTTGCACTTTTGGGGATGGGCTTCGCCGGGTGAAGAGGTGAAAGTGGTGATGGGCGTAAGAACCGTCAGCGTGAAAAGCAATGCACAGGGCAAATGGTCCTGCGTGCTTCCTGCGCTGCAAGCCGGAGGACCCTATGAGGTGGTAGTCAGCGGAACGAACCGGATCGAACTAAAAAACATTCTCATCGGTGATGTGTGGGTCTGCGGCGGACAGTCGAACATGCAATGGCGCCTGGATCAGACTCCCTATGAAGAAATGGATTCCGTCTTGTTGAAACACGCGAACATCCGCTTGTTCACGGTGCCGTTCGACATGGACTATCAACCCCGCGAGGACGTGAAA carries:
- a CDS encoding sugar porter family MFS transporter, with product METLHATQTLPANTSGFVFKVSVVAALGGLLFGYDTAVIAGAIGFLEIKFGLTPVMVGWAASSAIWGCVLGAMMAGYLSDRFGRKKVLIITAVLFFVSSLGAAIPQSFTQFVLARFVGGLGIGAASMLSPLYISEIAPAKIRGQLVSLYQLAIVLGINLIYFVNFKIAAQGDSAWNVEWGWRYMLGSGTLPAFLFFVLLFLVPESPRWLIKRRRYDEALQTLEKVNGKEKAREIADEIQSALSQENGTVAELFSPGLRMALVAGIVLALFSQITGINAIIYYAPEIFKSIGFGPESAFLQTVLIGVINTVFTFVAIWLIDRAGRKTLLMWGVGGMIVCLLGIALCFQYNITQGPWLLLFILAYIACFASSLGPIPWVLISEIYPTKTRGLAMSFCTLVLWIGVVFITQFTPVLLKGEMGGAGTFGIFLINAVILLIFVWRKIPETKQRTLEEIEQSWKQ
- a CDS encoding ROK family protein; this encodes MEVGIGIDMGGTRIKIGLVHEGVLVVARKIPAAAHVTLEQRLAEIAVETDRMLAENNCTPTGVGIAFPGIVDSDNNKILSKYVKYPDARRVDLSGWAMKQWGIPLALENDARAALVGEWQYGAGKNCDNLVLITLGTGVGSAALIHGKLLKGKHYHAGNLGGHIAINLHGEECNCGSVGCVESEASTWALEKQVTRSPLYKTSALALEKEINFNTVFKSAADGDTLAIQIQENCLKAWATGILNLILSYDPERVVIGGGIMTGKNLLIPYVRRMIERDSWINDNPIELVVAEQVEYAGILGMYYLLSLLQKDYKPVL
- a CDS encoding class I mannose-6-phosphate isomerase; the encoded protein is MKSNFDKCPSIEVSSESRDCITGWESICKRLQEFIATRGKTRVVVAIDCYHGVLHQETEAALRKGLQPHPFFNSASAFLSEMEVSRMVYPDVTDDRIFGFMTRLTLEKFFDEKKLQALRKDIDAITSGVIIVYGEGAAYVAQNADVLVYLDMARWEIQLRMRRNEVGNLGVSNTDAEFSLKYKQAYFVDWRVLDKHKVALMDRWDFVIDSNKPDHPKMITGAAVLKGLEKATHTPFRVVPFFDPGPWGGQWLKEVADLDRSAVNFAWGFDCVPEENSLLLKFGNETVEVPSINLVFRQPEALLGKRVYEKFGAEFPIRFDFLDTMDGGNLSLQVHPTTQYIREHFGMDYTQDESYYMLDTREGAFVYLGLNENADPKQMISELKEAQNEGSTFDAEKYVQRWPIKKHDHVLIPAGTVHCSGKDSVVLEISATPYIFTFKLWDWGRLGLDGKPRPINIEHGEKVIQWDRRETWTRKNLLNRVEKVAAGDGWVEERTGLHEFQFIETRRHWFTKKVLHHTHGGVNVINLVEGREVIIESPKGLFRPYVIHYAETFIVPAAVGEYTITPHGESAGKECATLKAFVRTEEIINGYHSLV